DNA sequence from the Oryza brachyantha chromosome 5, ObraRS2, whole genome shotgun sequence genome:
TAACTGTGAAAGCTAAACTTTCAAGGGTCCTGGAGTAGCTCTCTAAAATAGCCAAGCCAATAtcctgagaaaaaaaattaacagagCAAATTTATGCATTGAGTAAACAAAAGTGCTGTAGTAAATCCGAAAAGGCAGGTGCTTTTCAGTACCCTGTTGTACTGAATTTTGCTTATGTCAAGAACTGACTGAGCAATGCCGGGGAATCTGTGCTTGATGAGAAGAAGGACATTCTCTGCTCTGGCTTCAAATCGCTCCCGCTTCTCAAATTTGACACCATGACCCCATGTCAATTTACCTTCCTTCTGGACCATTTTCCTTTGCCAAATGACCACCGAGGCTTCAATTCGATTCTTAAGATCTACGGTGTTGTGCTCTTCTGACAAGTCCACAGATCCTAAGAGTTCTTCTGGATCGAAATAATCATCGGTTATGATCTTGTACATCGAATCTCCAAGGGTGGACTTCCCATTCTATCAGGCCACAAAAAGTAACACAATCAGCAAttagaaaatatgacaaattgTGGGACTCTTTTTGGTACAACGTGGTGTCATGGTTCACCTTGGGTAAGGACTCTATATACGCTTCAGGAATATCCATTTCCATAAGGACGTTAGCGTTGATGGCCATTGCTGCCTTCAGGACTTGGTTGACCAGGTCCTTCTGATTTTGAAGCCACTTCCTTGATGCATCTGACAGACCACAAGGAGGGACTCTAACAACTGGGAGCCACCATTTGTCATCCTCCCTTGGAGTGTTGCCCTTCTCCGATTCATCTGCGTCTTTTGACACGTACCAAAACTCCTGCTTGTCTTTGAAATTATCAAGATATTCCTGCTCCAGAAGATAAATATgcaacaaaaaggaaaatgttTGGTTCAGAATTCAGGTATGAATGTGTTGATTTTGGTGGCTTATAGACCAGCAAAGCAAGCATACAAGGAGCATTCCATCAAGTTTGCGCAATGCAGGGACATTCATCTGTAAATCCTGACGTTGCTGAGTTATCATGATCTGCTTGACAAGAAAATGAGTCGATTAATTTGGAAATACAAGTGTTGAGAATTTGAATGCACTAATTCAATGCACTAATTCAATGTAATAACGTTCACTACCACGTTGAACGTGTATTCAATGGGAATAAAAGGgttcgttttctttttttacctCCATGGTGGTTCCATCCTCTGAGACTTGTTTTGATGGGACAAATTCGACGATGTGATCAGTAACCGACAAGAGCCAGTCGATCTCCCTCCTCCATCGCGCCTTCAGATCGGAGGCCATCggctggaggcggcgctgcTCGCCAAAGACGGAAGCTGCAATTTGCAAGAAACGAGGTCAAAACAGAcaagaatatttttcttcagatAACATGCTCAATTGGGGAGAACAAAGAAGGAAATTAACATTACCTGCAAGATTGGTGATGGCGTTGGAGAGAGCGAGAGCAGAGGACACCCCTTTCCCGGTGCCGGACATGTCCTCCCCGAGGAGAAGCTTCGAGAATTTCTCCCTCACCATCTCCGCATCTGCAATTTCCAATGCAAATCGTTTATCGAGCAATACATCAAACATCTGGCCGGCATTGATGCTTCCCAACAAAACAGTCACCTGAAGGTGGGCCCTCATGCAGCACGGCGGGCCTCGCctgcgtcggcgccggcgccggtgcggacgaagacggcctCGGCGCTTCCTCCTTATCCGACGGGCCACCCGCCAACGGGGGCAGCTCGAACGACAGCCTCCCCCTCGACCCGCAGCTCCTCGACAGCGCCCGCCTAGCCGCAGGCGGCATCGCCGGGTCCATGGGGCTCCCCATATCGTCGTCCGACGACGCCAAcgacaacggcgacgacgacgacgccgacgaagCCGACCTCCGCCGCCTGAACCTGTCGAGCCCGTGCCCGATCTTCAGCAACGGCCGCGCCATCACCGACGCATCACCAGCTACCTCCGCCTACACCATCCACACGCccacacgccgccgccgcgcacgtcgacgacgacgcagcTCAGGAGAACAcgcccacgcgcgcgcgcgcgcgggaagaAGAGGACAGAGAGAGGCGCGCGCACAACCTGcgggtttgtttggtttttttctgtgtttgtTTCGTTCGGCGTCGCGCCTGCCTGACTTGGAGGAATTCAGGGACGTTGCAAACTTGGACCACGAgatatttatagctgcctTGCCTGCGTCACTCTGGCTGGCTGGCCGGCTGGATGTATTTAGACcgtatatacgtacgtacgtgtactGTGTACAGATGTACGCACGCCTATTTTTAATCCTTGGCGTGATTAATTTAGGACGTACGTACTCCAGGTCAGTAATTGCAGTGTACTGTTTTTATGGTGATTTCTTTTCTGATTCTTTCATGCGAAACAGGCGTAGAATTGTAGAAATATAACTAATGTGTAAATTGATTGACTTATTTACGGCTTATAAGTTTTGGGGGTATATTTTATTGGAATATAGTGCTCCTTGCTGGTTATAAGTTAGAGAACATCTTTTAACATAGCTCCGGCTCATGAATTTCTATTCAACGAGGCTGTAGTCGAAAAGTTACtctataagctaaaatataaatttttaatcttaaatttaatctttttattgtattgtattttttatttttcagtaatAGTTTTTAGACcgataaaaacacatataaaattctaatacaaattattttttatttgtaatatgccgtttgatttttttccgatcgattcataactttttttatgatgCAGGTAGATCtacgctaaaaatacataacaaAGGACAAAACTAATTCTCACTAGAGCAGAAATATTTTAGGTTTGGAGTGTCAGCTGACAATAAAATGATCATTGTCGAGGAAAACATCCTAAACGGAACGACCAACGCTTTTGCACAGCATAAACCACCAGATTTGCTTGCATTTTATTACTCTCTCAACAGCCACGGGCCCAAGGCCCATCTATGGCCCATCATGCAGCTAAGAGACAATTACAAGGGTGATGGGCCTTTTCCGGCCCAGTAAAGTGCTAGTCGGCGCGGCCCGAGCCGTACTTGAGCCCGAACTCCCGGAAGCCGATCTCCAtgtccgcggcggcgacgagcagctCGGCCGCCTGCGCCGGCTCCAGGATCTCCACCGCGCGCCTCATCGTGCGCAGCCGCAGCGCGTCGGCGCGGCCGAGCACCGCCTTGACCCGGGCCACTATCCCGTCGACGTCGATCTCCC
Encoded proteins:
- the LOC102718458 gene encoding rho guanine nucleotide exchange factor 8; this translates as MARPLLKIGHGLDRFRRRRSASSASSSSPLSLASSDDDMGSPMDPAMPPAARRALSRSCGSRGRLSFELPPLAGGPSDKEEAPRPSSSAPAPAPTQARPAVLHEGPPSDAEMVREKFSKLLLGEDMSGTGKGVSSALALSNAITNLAASVFGEQRRLQPMASDLKARWRREIDWLLSVTDHIVEFVPSKQVSEDGTTMEIMITQQRQDLQMNVPALRKLDGMLLEYLDNFKDKQEFWYVSKDADESEKGNTPREDDKWWLPVVRVPPCGLSDASRKWLQNQKDLVNQVLKAAMAINANVLMEMDIPEAYIESLPKNGKSTLGDSMYKIITDDYFDPEELLGSVDLSEEHNTVDLKNRIEASVVIWQRKMVQKEGKLTWGHGVKFEKRERFEARAENVLLLIKHRFPGIAQSVLDISKIQYNRDIGLAILESYSRTLESLAFTVMSRIEDVLHADSITQISTAQESMRMASLSADDTDKVVLDAKAEVERLRRMEPVSATLFDFVGPRDQEVEATKMDSQDIGRREDAHGRKLTKVSPIATKRFSYLEKLETLGGTRSPISRH